One genomic region from Candidatus Poribacteria bacterium encodes:
- a CDS encoding FAD-binding protein has protein sequence MRAGLVKTIPWSTHHSHENRPQPTGSLAAGAASVPVYDVDTVVVGAGAAGLRCAVALSRNLKSQPSRRIAILTEDLRNSTSYNTGSDKQTFYTWGVARETGDSPRSMAEQLYAGGSLDGDIATVQGNLSARAFYGLAELGVPFPHDVLGGYGGYVTDHSPHPRGTSTGPLTSRDMVEALIGEVQTRGVPVFDRHLLLALVVHDVCCCGLLAMDTSSPESPDFGFRLFRASNVVLAVGGPGGLYRSSVYPTCHNGGIGVALEAGTRAANLTESQHGLASVRFRWNVSGTYQQAIPRYFSAAADGSDEREFLNPHFGSMGALASTTFLKGYQWPFDAARLSGSSLIDVLVYRETEIERRRVFLDFRENPRSTGTMDAFNTGALSDEARSYLDRAGALELPTPLSRLAHMNPQAVALYASKGIDLATEPLEVRVCAQHNNGGLETDANGESTNTRRLFAIGEVAGHHGVYRPGGSALNAGQSFAIMAAERIAFGEPESARSGDDFDSAAAAVVAKFRELSSRLTRRNGAATVASIRDRIRERMTRVGAHVRGPGIHDALTDAYAEIAQCERATVASASELPDAFVVRSFAFAHAAYLEAIAHYRDHGGGSRGSYLVLDESGEPLLTELGDAWRWRPEDESWSERVLLTEFGEDGRFRSWTRPRRPLPELDFQFEREMNRYVPWVRGIRKA, from the coding sequence ATTCGAGCCGGGCTCGTGAAGACGATTCCGTGGTCGACGCATCACAGCCACGAGAACCGACCCCAGCCGACGGGTTCACTTGCCGCAGGAGCGGCTTCGGTGCCCGTCTACGATGTGGATACCGTCGTCGTCGGGGCGGGAGCGGCGGGCTTGCGGTGCGCCGTCGCGCTGTCGCGGAACCTCAAGTCGCAGCCGAGCCGCCGGATCGCCATCCTTACGGAAGACCTGCGCAACAGCACCTCCTACAACACCGGTTCCGACAAGCAGACGTTCTACACGTGGGGCGTCGCACGCGAAACCGGGGACTCGCCTCGCAGCATGGCGGAGCAGCTCTATGCCGGAGGATCGCTGGACGGCGACATCGCCACAGTTCAGGGGAACCTGTCCGCCCGGGCGTTCTACGGGCTGGCGGAGCTCGGTGTGCCGTTCCCGCATGACGTTCTCGGCGGGTACGGTGGGTATGTGACCGACCATTCGCCGCACCCGCGAGGGACCTCGACGGGTCCGCTCACGTCGCGCGACATGGTCGAAGCCCTCATCGGCGAAGTGCAGACGCGCGGGGTTCCCGTGTTCGACCGCCATCTGCTCCTGGCGCTGGTCGTTCACGACGTCTGCTGCTGCGGTCTGCTCGCCATGGACACGTCCTCCCCGGAGTCGCCCGACTTCGGGTTCCGGCTCTTTCGCGCGTCGAACGTCGTCCTGGCGGTAGGAGGTCCCGGCGGGCTCTACCGGAGCTCGGTCTATCCGACGTGCCACAACGGGGGCATCGGCGTCGCGCTCGAAGCCGGAACGCGCGCCGCGAACCTGACCGAATCGCAGCACGGGCTGGCGTCTGTGAGATTCCGCTGGAACGTGTCGGGCACCTATCAGCAGGCGATCCCGCGCTACTTCAGCGCCGCCGCCGACGGCTCGGACGAGCGCGAGTTCCTGAACCCGCACTTCGGGTCCATGGGAGCCCTCGCCTCGACGACGTTCCTCAAGGGGTATCAGTGGCCCTTTGACGCGGCGCGGCTGTCCGGGTCGTCGCTGATCGACGTGCTAGTCTACCGCGAGACGGAGATCGAGCGACGGCGCGTCTTCTTGGACTTCCGAGAGAACCCGCGATCCACCGGCACGATGGATGCCTTCAACACCGGCGCACTCTCCGATGAAGCCCGATCGTACCTAGATCGCGCCGGCGCGCTGGAACTGCCCACGCCGCTGTCGCGACTCGCTCACATGAATCCGCAGGCAGTCGCGCTCTACGCGAGTAAAGGGATCGATCTCGCGACGGAGCCGCTCGAAGTGCGGGTCTGCGCCCAGCACAACAATGGTGGGCTGGAAACCGACGCCAACGGCGAGTCGACCAACACCCGTCGGCTGTTCGCCATCGGCGAAGTCGCCGGACACCACGGGGTCTACCGCCCTGGGGGATCGGCGCTCAACGCCGGGCAGTCGTTCGCGATCATGGCGGCGGAACGCATCGCGTTCGGCGAGCCCGAATCAGCCCGATCCGGCGACGACTTCGACAGCGCGGCAGCCGCCGTCGTCGCGAAGTTCCGCGAGCTTTCCTCGCGACTCACCCGACGGAACGGAGCCGCGACGGTCGCATCCATCCGGGATCGCATCCGCGAGCGCATGACACGAGTCGGTGCGCACGTTCGCGGTCCCGGCATCCACGACGCGCTGACCGATGCCTACGCCGAGATCGCTCAGTGTGAACGCGCGACGGTCGCATCGGCGTCGGAGCTACCGGACGCCTTCGTGGTCCGGTCGTTCGCGTTCGCCCATGCTGCCTACCTCGAGGCGATTGCGCACTACCGAGATCACGGCGGCGGCAGTCGCGGTTCCTACCTGGTGCTGGACGAGTCCGGCGAACCGCTGCTCACGGAACTGGGCGACGCATGGCGATGGCGTCCCGAAGACGAGTCATGGAGCGAGCGCGTGCTCCTCACGGAGTTCGGCGAAGACGGACGGTTCCGGTCATGGACTCGTCCGCGCCGTCCGCTTCCGGAGCTCGACTTCCAGTTCGAGCGCGAGATGAACCGGTACGTGCCTTGGGTGCGAGGAATTCGGAAGGCGTAG
- a CDS encoding carbon-nitrogen hydrolase family protein, with translation MPRDGIELVVNGGFQGGGHQEGADALPDGWRVWTPEWQRASCNVSWTPAGLRVAPDGTPWSVGGVFQSIHGVGAGEAYAVKAELSVSGVNDPERSIILRVAWTKDGRRLNHGGDLARGPILHGGDARFEGTVVAPADADGAELSLDHKWLGEGSVTWRSVSMLPADAPAPRMVRIGTSYLRPRNSDKVKNLELFCQLVDAAGADRVDILCLSEAITMVGTSHGFAGSAEPIPGPSTQALGEAARRNRMWVVAGLLEAVGDVLYNTAVLLDRDGELAGTYRKVHLPRDEWRQGITPGDSYPVFRTDFGVVAMQICYDWFFPEPHAIFTLQGAEVILAPTWGTTFRDEDGRVEGETVFRVRARDNGVVMVPAVYDGSSMVIDQVGRIVATNDGKEGVFWADVDLDARERLPWVGRWRATGRHDRMPETYSVLTQSHLAFEPGS, from the coding sequence ATGCCGCGAGACGGTATCGAGTTGGTCGTCAACGGTGGGTTTCAGGGCGGTGGGCATCAAGAAGGCGCGGACGCGCTGCCCGACGGATGGCGCGTGTGGACGCCCGAATGGCAGCGCGCGTCGTGCAACGTTTCGTGGACGCCTGCCGGGCTGCGCGTCGCACCGGACGGAACGCCCTGGTCGGTGGGCGGCGTGTTCCAGTCGATCCACGGCGTCGGCGCGGGCGAGGCGTACGCCGTGAAAGCCGAGCTGTCCGTGAGCGGCGTCAACGATCCCGAGCGGTCGATCATTCTTCGGGTCGCTTGGACCAAGGATGGGCGACGACTGAACCACGGCGGCGACCTGGCGCGCGGGCCCATCCTCCATGGGGGCGACGCGCGGTTCGAGGGAACCGTCGTCGCGCCTGCGGACGCCGACGGCGCTGAGCTATCGCTCGACCACAAGTGGCTCGGCGAAGGGTCGGTCACCTGGCGCAGCGTGTCGATGCTGCCCGCCGATGCGCCGGCTCCGCGAATGGTGCGCATCGGGACGTCCTACCTGCGCCCGCGCAACAGCGACAAGGTGAAGAATCTGGAGCTCTTCTGCCAACTCGTCGATGCCGCCGGCGCGGATCGCGTGGACATCCTCTGCCTGTCCGAGGCGATCACGATGGTCGGCACGTCGCATGGGTTCGCCGGTTCCGCTGAGCCGATTCCGGGTCCATCGACGCAGGCGCTCGGAGAAGCCGCGCGGCGGAACCGGATGTGGGTCGTCGCAGGACTGCTCGAAGCCGTCGGCGACGTGCTCTACAACACGGCGGTCTTACTCGACCGCGACGGCGAACTGGCGGGAACCTACCGGAAAGTGCATCTGCCGCGCGACGAGTGGCGTCAGGGGATCACGCCGGGCGACTCGTATCCGGTGTTCCGAACGGATTTCGGGGTCGTCGCGATGCAGATATGCTACGACTGGTTCTTCCCGGAACCGCACGCGATCTTCACGCTACAGGGAGCCGAGGTGATCCTCGCGCCGACATGGGGCACGACCTTCCGCGACGAAGACGGACGCGTCGAAGGCGAGACCGTGTTCCGCGTACGGGCGCGCGACAACGGCGTCGTGATGGTTCCGGCGGTCTACGACGGCAGCAGCATGGTGATCGACCAGGTCGGTCGCATCGTCGCGACGAACGATGGCAAGGAAGGCGTCTTCTGGGCGGACGTCGATCTCGACGCCCGCGAGAGGCTTCCCTGGGTCGGTCGATGGCGCGCGACAGGGCGACATGACCGCATGCCGGAGACGTACTCCGTGTTGACGCAGTCGCACCTCGCATTCGAGCCGGGCTCGTGA